GAAAACCGGCAGAACCGGGCCAAAGACCTCCTCAGTAACCAGCTTGCTGTCTTCAGCAACATTTTCCACAACGGCTGGTTCAAAGAAATAACCTTGATCATTACCTTCAGGCCTTTTGCCGCCAACCAAAACTTTCGCCCCATTGTCAACGGCATCTTTCAACTGCTCTTCGATTTCCTCTCTTTGGTAGGCGGTGTGCAGCGGTCCCATCCGAATTCGCGGCTTTTCGGCTTTTTCCATACCGTCACCCGGTTCATAGCGGCCAACTTTCCCGACCAGCTGCTCAAGGAACTCATCATAAACTTCTTCAAACAAATAAAGTCGCTTTACCGCCAAACATGCCTGACCCGCGTTCCAGAAACGACCGATCATGGCGCCATTCACTGCTTTTTTCATATCGGCGTCCGGGCAAACAATCATGGGATCTGAGCCGCCGAGTTCAAGGGTAATGCGCTTAAAATCCGGTCCGGCGGTTTCCATGACCTGCCGTCCGGTTTCAGAACTACCGGTTAACGCCACTCTCCTAACATCTTGATGACTGATCAAAGCATTTCCAACCTTACTTCCCGGACCCGTCACACAATTCAAGACGCCGGCAGGCAGCCCTGCTTCATTCAGAATGCCTATTATTTTCAAAGTAGTTAAAGGTGTTGTGGAGGCCGGTTTGATGATGATTGGATTTCCGGCTATTAAAGCCGGGCCGACTTTTGTGCCCATCAAAGTAATAGGAAAATTCCAAGGGACGATGCCGACACAGATACCAACCGGCTGCTTCATAATCACACCGTAGCAATTTGGATTCATTGAAGGAGGAAGAGGCACCTGGGAACCTCTGATTTTGCTTGCCAAACCAACATAAAACTCCATACCATGCAAGCAATGATTCAACTCGCCCATGGATTCCATGAACGGCTTGCCCTGCTCTTTGGTCAACAGCGCGGCCAAATCCTTAACTTGCTCTTTAGCGGCATTAATGCCTTTGTGTAAAATCTCGGCGCGCGCATCCGGCGCCATCGCTGCCCAGTCCTTAAAAGCGGCCTTCGCAGATTCAACTGCGGCGTTGGCGTCAGCCGCATCTCCCAACGGCGCGGTGTCGATTGTCTCACCGTTCGCGGGATTTTTAACTTCGTACGTTGCGCCGCTCTTGGCCTCTACCCACTCGCCGTTTATGAACATTTGTGCCATTCAAATACTCCTTTATCTCTAAAATAAATTAGTCAAAAATTTTATTTGCCTGTAAAATTGGCCGTTCTTTTTTCGAGAAAAGCTTTCAGGCCCTCTTTAGCATCATCACTATCAAACGCACGTTGTAAAACTTCACGTTCGAGTGCAAGACCGTCCTGAAGGGAAATATCCGCACCGGTTTGAATAGCGCGTTTAATCATACCGACAGACATGCTGGCTTTTTTAGGCGGAACAAATTGACCGGCATATTCCATCACTTTATCCCAGTACCCTTCCTCCTCAAAAACCATACCTACCAGACCGATTTCTTTGGCTGCGTCCATAGAGAGCGCCGCGCCTGAGGTACAGAACTCCAGAGCTTTGGCTCTACCTAGCAGTCTGGCCAAACGCTGGGTCCCGCCCATCCCCGGCATGACTCCGAGGTTAATTTCCGGCAACCCAATTTTGCCTTTGCCGGCTTTTGCAATTCGTATGTCGCATGCCATGCTGATTTCACAGCCGCCGCCCATAGCGTGACCATTGATGGCCGCAATTACCAGTTTTGGTGTATTTTCGAAACGCATCAAAGTTTCGTTGCCATGCAGGGCGAAATTATAAAGATAATTCGGCGAACCCGATTCCAACATGGAAATATCTGCCCCGCCGGAGAAAAACTTCTCTCCTTTGCCGGTAATAATTAAAACATGTACCGACTCATCAAAACGCGCCTTCATGATGCACGCATCCAGTTCCGCCATCACCTCGTGGTTGTAACTGTTTGCGGGCGGATTGTTGAGTTCCATGATGGCAATGCCATTCTCAACTCGATAATCAACTAAAGCCATTAAATTTCTCCTTCTGAGTTAAAATTTAATAATCAAACTAATCTTCTTTCGACATAAAAAAATTGTTATAAAGCAAAGCAGCAGCAGCGCCACCAACAATCGGTCCAATCCAATAAACCAGATGGTTTTCGAAGAATCCCGCGGCCAATCCGGTTCCAAAGGTTCTCGCCGGATTCATCGAGGCGCCGGTGAGCGGACCTCCCATTAAAATATCACAAACCAAAACAGAGCCGATCGCGAAACCATAAACACCTTTCGGCGCTCGTGAGTCAACTGCGGTACCAAAAACAGTCATTACTAGAAAGAATGTTAAGATAGCCTCGATCATAATTCCAGCTCCAAAGGAAATTCCCGGATCAAGAGCTGGCGTTCCTAAGTGCGTCGCGCCCCAGACGGCCGGACTGAAGATGACACGCAAGGCAAAACCCGCCAGAACGCCGCCAGCCAACTGAGAAATAATGTAGCCGATACCTTTGCCAATTTCGATACGCTTGGTGATCATAAACCCAATCGTCACGGCCGGGTTCACGTGCGCGCCTGAAATATGACCGGTTGCGTTAATCATAATGGCCAAAACCACCCCGTGTGCCAGCGCAATCCCAACAAGTCCAACCGCGCCATCAGTATACGAATTCGTTACAATCGCACCGGCTCCGATAAAACAAAGCGCAAACGTCGCAATCATTTCGGCCACATAAGCCTTTAAATCTTTCATTCCTCTCCCTCCTCGATTTGTAGTTGAAATTTAGCTTTGCAATTTAATGTTTTTCAAGCGAAAACTCAAGCTAAATTTTCATGGCTTAAACCAAGGTTTCCTTTCCAAAATAAACAAAAAAGGCTCTTCACGAGAAGAGCCTTGATTTCTAAAAAAAATGTGATTTACATCATTCCGAGTTCGTACCGTGCCACATCACTCATGAGGTCAGGTGACCACTGTGGTTCCCAAACAACTTCAACTTTGGCATTATTAACTTCCGGCAAATCTCTTATTTTTTGCTCGACTTCTCCGGGTAGAGTGCCCGCAACCGGACAAGCCGGTGAAGTCAACGTCATATTGACATCAACGTTATTGGACTCATCCACGTTAATATCGTAAATCAAACCGAGCTCATAAATATTCACCGGGATTTCAGGATCGTAGCAGGTTTTCAGAACTTCCAGAACCATATCTTTGATTTCTTCCATTTATTTTCCTTATTTAAATTTTACTCTGTAGAAGCCAGGTTATTGCCGTTCTGTATTGCCTCGAGCATTGTATGCCATGCTAAAGCGGCGCACTTGACGCGAACCGGAAATTCTCTGACGCCGGCAAAAACGGAGAGCTTATCAAAACCTGTGAAATCAGCTTCAGTTTTACCGGTGATAATTCCCTGGAATTTCTTAAAAAGCTCTTTTGCCTCAGTCAGCGATTTTCCTTTAAGTTCGGCCGTCATCACTGATGAAGAAGCTTTTGAAATCGCACATCCGGAGCCTTCAAAACTGATATCTTTGATGTGATCATCCTCGATTTGCAAATACAGATTAATGCGGTCGCCGCAAAAAGGATTGTACCCTTCCGAAGTATGGCTGGCGTTTTCTAGTTTCCTGAAATTCTTCGGATTCTTATTATGATCCAGAATCACTTCCTGATATAGTTCTCTTAAATCTTCCATTAGCCGAATAATTTGAGTAGGTGATGTATGCCCTCGACCAGACGATCAACCTCTTCTTTGGTGTTGTAAAAAGCGAAAGAGGCTCTCGTAGTGGCCGGCACATTAAATCGTTCCATGACCGGTTGCGTGCAATGATGCCCCGTGCGCACCGCGATGCCCTGCCTATCGAGGATGGTTCCCATGTCATGCGGATGAATATTGTCTAAAGTGAACGAAATCACCGAGGCTTTCTTTGCTGCCGTTCCGATAATCCTCAAAGACTTGATGGACGACAAGGCTTCCGTGGCGTACTTTAGCAACTCATCTTCATGTTCGTGGATATTTTCGTAGCCTACTTCATTCACATAGTCAATAGCCGCACCTAATGCAACAACCCCGGCAATGTTAGGTGTACCTGCTTCAAATTTATGTGGAAGTTCGTTGTAGGTTGTTTTCTCAAATGTAACGGAGGTGATCATTTCGCCGCCGCCTTCATAAGGTGGCATCTTTTCCAAAAGGTCCTCTTTGGCGAATAAAACCCCAACACCAGTGGGCCCAAAAAACTTATGACTAGAGAAAGCAAAAAAATCGCAGTCTAACTCTTGAACGTCAATTTTCTGGTGCGGGACTGCTTGAGCGCCATCGAGTAAAACAGGAACATTGTGGCTATGGGCAACTTCGATGATTCGCTTCACGGGATTAATTGTACCAAGTGAGTTAGAAGTATGCACAACCGCAACCAATTTGGTTTTGTCACTCATAAGCTTCTGATACTCATCAAAGATGATTTCGCCGTCATCATTGATAGGAATAACCTTCAGTTTCGCATCGGTCGATTCGCAGAGCAGCTGCCATGGAACGATGTTGGAGTGATGTTCCATATTTGAAATGATGATCTCGTCTTCCGCTTTGATGTTTTCTCGACCGTAAGTTGAAGAAACCAAATTTACAGCCTCCGTAGTTCCTCGGACGAATATAATTTCGCGTGTGGATTTCGCGTTGATGAGGTCTTTTACCTTCTCCCTCGTTTCTTCGTACTTCCTGGTGGCAAGCTCGCTGAGATAATGCACCCCTCTGTGAATATTTGCGTTTTCGCCAGAATAGTAATCGCTGATGGCGTCAATCACCGCTTGTGGTTTCTGGGAAGTAGCTGCGTTGTCCAAATAGACCAGCGGATTCCCGTGCACCCGCGTTTGCAAAATCGGGAAATCCTCGCGGATTCGCTCAACATCAAATCCAGTAGTAGGCGTGCTGACTGGCTTTTCTAAAACAACGCTTTCGAGTAATTCTTCCATTTATTATTTATGTGCTTTGGTAAAACGTTCAATAATATGCGCGTCCATCCGCTCGCGAACCGCCTCTACTTTAATGTTTTCCAGAACGTCGCTAATAAAAGCGTGCCGCAGCATTGCGCCCGCCATTTCCTCGCCAATACCTCTTGCACGCAAATAAAACATGGCCTCGTCATCGAGCTGGCCAATGGTTGCCCCGTGGGTACATTTAACGTCATCGGCAAATATTTCCAACTGCGGCTTGGCGTTAATCGAGGCGTCGTTCGTCAACAAGAGCGTTTTGTTGGATTGCAGCGCGTTGGTTTTTTGCGCATCCGGACGCACTATAATCTTGCCGTTAAACACACCGCGTGCTTTGTCGTCGAGAATGCCTTTGTACAGCTCGTTGCTGAAACAGTGTGGCTTTGCATGATCGATAAACGTGTGATTGTCAATATGTTGCGTCCCCTGCCCAAGAAAAAATCCAAACAAATGGGATTCGCAGTGCTCATCATTCAACAAAACACTCAGATTGTTGCGAACTAATCCGCCTCCCAAGTCAATGTTGACCGTCGTATAAACACTTTGCCGCTCCTGCTGTACTTGCGCGTTTGAGATATGAAAAGCATTTATACTTTCTTCCTGAAGTTTTATGTGATCGACTATTGCATTCTTGTCAACAAAAACTTCGGTCACTAAATTGTTGAAATAAGTTGTAGCTGACAATGAATGGAAGCTTTCGATGATTTTCACCTGGCTATTTTTTCCAACAATAAACAGGTTGCGTAGGTGCGAAACAAGCTCCGTGTCCCCATCTGAAATGTATATCAAATGAATGGGGTCCTCTATTACTTTATTATCGGGCACAAAGATAAATGTGCCATCATTCGTAAACGCGGTATTGAGAGCAGTAAAGGATTCATCTTCAAAACTCACGTAACGACCAAGATGTTTATAAACGAGGTCGCTGTGATTTACCATGGCGTTCCGCAAACTGCTGACGATGATGTCATCGCTGTTTAGATCAATCTTAGAAAGCTCTTCCGAAAAAAGACCGTTAATAAAAACAACCAAATTTTCTTTTAGCTTATCAAAAGCAAAATCGCGAAGTACCTCCTTCGGAACCTTTGCCGCTTCGGTTGGCAGCTTAAACTTGTGTTCCAGCATGGGTGCAACGTTCGTATATTTCCAGTCTTCGTGGCGCGGAGTTGGAAAACCCAGCTCGGAAAATTTTGAAATTGCCGACCTACGCACTTCATGGAACGGAGTTTCCCTGCTTCCGTTCAGACTTTCTTCAAACAAATCAAAATTCGAAATGTACCACTGTTTTATATCTGTCATTTCCATGTTGTTTTCGTTTTCCCTTAATTCAATAATTTAAGCAGCTACCGGCTGGCTTGCGTGGTCTTTGACCCAGTCGTAACCCTGTTCGTCAAGTTTAAGCGCCAGTCCTTTGTCGCCGGACTTAACAATTTTACCATCAATAAGAACATGGACAAAATCCGGAACGATGTAATTTAAGAGACGCTGATAGTGGGTCACAACGATGGTTGCATTGTCCTGGCTTCGTAGTTGGTTCACACCATTGGCTACGATTTTCATGGCGTCAATATCTAACCCGGAATCGGTTTCATCCAGGATGGCCAACTTGGGCTCAAGCAGTGCCATTTGAAAAATTTCGTTGCGCTTTTTTTCACCGCCTGAAAAACCTTGGTTAATTGAGCGGCTGAGGAGCTTCTCATCCATATTTACAAATTTGAGCTTTTCTTTGATGAGCGCAAAAAACTCCATGGCGTCGAGCTTTTCTTGCCCACGATATTCGCGAATCTCATTGAGAGCCGTTTTGAGAAAATTCGACATGCTCACCCCGGGAATTTCTACGGGGTATTGAAATGCCAGGAATAGCCCTTCTCTCGCCCGGTCTTCCGGTTTCATATCCAACAGATTCCGGCCATTGTACAGAACTTCACCAGCGACTACTTCGTATTCTTCGCGGCCAGCCAGGACGTTTGCGAGGGTACTTTTTCCTGAGCCATTTGGACCCATAATCGCATGAACTTCGCCTTTGTTTACTTCTAAATCAATACCTTTTAGAATTTTGTTTCCCTCAACCACGACTTTTAATCCTTTTACCGTTAACATCTTTTGTTCTTTTTCTCCTTAATGATTTCGCTTTTTCATGTGACCATTCATCCTTCGCCTACATTCAGAATGAAGAGTGTTCTTAACCCACACTACCCTCAAGACTAATCGACAGCAATTTCTGTGCTTCGACGGCAAACTCCATGGGCAGCTCTTTGAAGACTTCCTTACAATATCCGTTCACAATCAAGCTCACCGCATTTTCGGTATCAATGCCGCGCTGATTGCAGTAAAAAATCTGATCTTCACCTACTTTTGTGGTGGTCGCTTCATGTTCTATCTTCGCGGATTTGTTGTGAACCTCTAAATAAGGAAACGTATGTGCGCCGCATTTATCCCCAATCAACAGCGAGTCACACTGGGAAAAATTACGTGCGTCTTCCGCGTTTTTGGCGACCTTTACCAGACCTCGATACGAGTTTTGGCCATGGCCAGCCGAAATGCCTTTTGAGATAATCGTACTCCGGGTATTCTTACCGAGATGAATCATCTTGGTCCCGGTGTCCGCTTGCTGATAATTATTGGTTACTGCTACGGAATAGAATTCCCCAATCGAGTTATCCCCTTTTAAAATAACACTTGGATATTTCCAGGTAATGGCCGAGCCGGTCTCAACCTGCGTCCACGAAATCTTGGCGTTTTTACCTGAACAGATGCCGCGCTTGGTCACGAAGTTGTAAATGCCGCCTTTGCCGTTTTTATCGCCCGGGTACCAGTTCTGCACGGTTGAGTATTTTATCTGTGCATCTTTGTGAGCAATCAACTCGACTACGGCTGCGTGCAGTTGATTTTCGTCACGCATCGGCGCCGTGCAACCTTCTAAATAGCTCACATAAGCGCCTTCTTCAGCGACAATAAGCGTTCGTTCAAACTGCCCCGTATTCTCAGCGTTGATCCTAAAATAAGTCGACAACTCCATTGGGCAGCGAACGCCTTTCGGAATGTAGCAGAACGAGCCATCGCTGAACACGGCGGAATTTAAAGTCGCATAAAAATTGTCGGTGTAGGGCACAACCGAGCCGAGATATTTTTTTATCAAATCAGGATGGTTCTGAACTGCTTCGGAAAAAGAGCAGAAGATAATCCCGTGCTTGGAAAGCTCATCTTTAAATGTGGTTGCAACTGAAACGCTGTCTATGATCGCATCCACTGCGACTCCTGAGAGGCGTTTCTGCTCATCTAAAGAAATTCCCAATTTGTCAAAAGTCTCGCGAATTGCCGGATCGACTTCATCGAGGCTTTTGAGCTGTTTCTTTTTCTTGGGCGCCGCGTAATAGTACGCATCCTGATAATCGATGGGGGGATACTTGACATTTGGCCACCTGGGCTCTGTCATGGTTTGCCAGTGGCGGAAAGCTTTGAGCCGCCATTCGAGCAGCCACTCCGGCTCATTCTTTTTAGCAGAAATTAACCTGACCGTATCTTCAGTGAGGCCTTTTGGCGCAAACTCCTGCTCGATATCGGTAGTAAACCCCCATTTATATTCGCTCTTTGTAAATTGTTCGATGGTTTCTTGTTCAGTACTCATTTAAAAAAACTCCTAACACGGACGAATCCGCGAATTTTGTTTTGATGCTGGTAAACGCTTGCGCCATCATCTACAATCATTACGCTGCGCTGTCATTAGGTAGGTTATGTGACTAAATAGTGACGCCGATGGCCATTGACCTAATGACTTAATGACCATTTTTGTCATTCGCTTCGCTGTCATTTTCTTGTATAATATCCAAAGAGTTTTTTGATAACAAAACTTAATTTATGCACTCGTCACAGCAGCCGAAGAATTCCAGCCTGTGATTCTTGACCTGATAATTGGTTGCTTCTTCAACCTTGCGATTTAATTCGGTGTTGTGTTCCATCTCGATATCTTTAATAGCACCGCACGAATTACAAATAAAATGGTAATGCGGATTCACATTACCATCGTATCTATCAAATGTACTGCCGAATTTCAGCTCTTGAATACACCCCTGCTCTACCAGAATGCTCAGATTTCTATAAACATTACCGAGGCTTAAAGAA
The window above is part of the candidate division KSB1 bacterium genome. Proteins encoded here:
- a CDS encoding aldehyde dehydrogenase; protein product: MAQMFINGEWVEAKSGATYEVKNPANGETIDTAPLGDAADANAAVESAKAAFKDWAAMAPDARAEILHKGINAAKEQVKDLAALLTKEQGKPFMESMGELNHCLHGMEFYVGLASKIRGSQVPLPPSMNPNCYGVIMKQPVGICVGIVPWNFPITLMGTKVGPALIAGNPIIIKPASTTPLTTLKIIGILNEAGLPAGVLNCVTGPGSKVGNALISHQDVRRVALTGSSETGRQVMETAGPDFKRITLELGGSDPMIVCPDADMKKAVNGAMIGRFWNAGQACLAVKRLYLFEEVYDEFLEQLVGKVGRYEPGDGMEKAEKPRIRMGPLHTAYQREEIEEQLKDAVDNGAKVLVGGKRPEGNDQGYFFEPAVVENVAEDSKLVTEEVFGPVLPVFKVSNLDEAIAKANNSKWGLGSSIWTNNMKYANQAAREIQSGMVWINQIHFGYDEMPFGGVKASGIGHEHGPEALDYYFEPKSVVFGGLD
- a CDS encoding enoyl-CoA hydratase/isomerase family protein, which gives rise to MALVDYRVENGIAIMELNNPPANSYNHEVMAELDACIMKARFDESVHVLIITGKGEKFFSGGADISMLESGSPNYLYNFALHGNETLMRFENTPKLVIAAINGHAMGGGCEISMACDIRIAKAGKGKIGLPEINLGVMPGMGGTQRLARLLGRAKALEFCTSGAALSMDAAKEIGLVGMVFEEEGYWDKVMEYAGQFVPPKKASMSVGMIKRAIQTGADISLQDGLALEREVLQRAFDSDDAKEGLKAFLEKRTANFTGK
- the sufD gene encoding Fe-S cluster assembly protein SufD, which encodes MTDIKQWYISNFDLFEESLNGSRETPFHEVRRSAISKFSELGFPTPRHEDWKYTNVAPMLEHKFKLPTEAAKVPKEVLRDFAFDKLKENLVVFINGLFSEELSKIDLNSDDIIVSSLRNAMVNHSDLVYKHLGRYVSFEDESFTALNTAFTNDGTFIFVPDNKVIEDPIHLIYISDGDTELVSHLRNLFIVGKNSQVKIIESFHSLSATTYFNNLVTEVFVDKNAIVDHIKLQEESINAFHISNAQVQQERQSVYTTVNIDLGGGLVRNNLSVLLNDEHCESHLFGFFLGQGTQHIDNHTFIDHAKPHCFSNELYKGILDDKARGVFNGKIIVRPDAQKTNALQSNKTLLLTNDASINAKPQLEIFADDVKCTHGATIGQLDDEAMFYLRARGIGEEMAGAMLRHAFISDVLENIKVEAVRERMDAHIIERFTKAHK
- a CDS encoding transcriptional repressor; the encoded protein is MNTLQEKKYRKSKQRQKILGILKSTTSHPTASWIYDKLKPGFPSLSLGNVYRNLSILVEQGCIQELKFGSTFDRYDGNVNPHYHFICNSCGAIKDIEMEHNTELNRKVEEATNYQVKNHRLEFFGCCDECIN
- a CDS encoding aquaporin; translated protein: MKDLKAYVAEMIATFALCFIGAGAIVTNSYTDGAVGLVGIALAHGVVLAIMINATGHISGAHVNPAVTIGFMITKRIEIGKGIGYIISQLAGGVLAGFALRVIFSPAVWGATHLGTPALDPGISFGAGIMIEAILTFFLVMTVFGTAVDSRAPKGVYGFAIGSVLVCDILMGGPLTGASMNPARTFGTGLAAGFFENHLVYWIGPIVGGAAAALLYNNFFMSKED
- the sufB gene encoding Fe-S cluster assembly protein SufB; the protein is MSTEQETIEQFTKSEYKWGFTTDIEQEFAPKGLTEDTVRLISAKKNEPEWLLEWRLKAFRHWQTMTEPRWPNVKYPPIDYQDAYYYAAPKKKKQLKSLDEVDPAIRETFDKLGISLDEQKRLSGVAVDAIIDSVSVATTFKDELSKHGIIFCSFSEAVQNHPDLIKKYLGSVVPYTDNFYATLNSAVFSDGSFCYIPKGVRCPMELSTYFRINAENTGQFERTLIVAEEGAYVSYLEGCTAPMRDENQLHAAVVELIAHKDAQIKYSTVQNWYPGDKNGKGGIYNFVTKRGICSGKNAKISWTQVETGSAITWKYPSVILKGDNSIGEFYSVAVTNNYQQADTGTKMIHLGKNTRSTIISKGISAGHGQNSYRGLVKVAKNAEDARNFSQCDSLLIGDKCGAHTFPYLEVHNKSAKIEHEATTTKVGEDQIFYCNQRGIDTENAVSLIVNGYCKEVFKELPMEFAVEAQKLLSISLEGSVG
- a CDS encoding SUF system NifU family Fe-S cluster assembly protein; amino-acid sequence: MEDLRELYQEVILDHNKNPKNFRKLENASHTSEGYNPFCGDRINLYLQIEDDHIKDISFEGSGCAISKASSSVMTAELKGKSLTEAKELFKKFQGIITGKTEADFTGFDKLSVFAGVREFPVRVKCAALAWHTMLEAIQNGNNLASTE
- a CDS encoding DUF59 domain-containing protein, translated to MEEIKDMVLEVLKTCYDPEIPVNIYELGLIYDINVDESNNVDVNMTLTSPACPVAGTLPGEVEQKIRDLPEVNNAKVEVVWEPQWSPDLMSDVARYELGMM
- the sufC gene encoding Fe-S cluster assembly ATPase SufC, whose translation is MLTVKGLKVVVEGNKILKGIDLEVNKGEVHAIMGPNGSGKSTLANVLAGREEYEVVAGEVLYNGRNLLDMKPEDRAREGLFLAFQYPVEIPGVSMSNFLKTALNEIREYRGQEKLDAMEFFALIKEKLKFVNMDEKLLSRSINQGFSGGEKKRNEIFQMALLEPKLAILDETDSGLDIDAMKIVANGVNQLRSQDNATIVVTHYQRLLNYIVPDFVHVLIDGKIVKSGDKGLALKLDEQGYDWVKDHASQPVAA
- a CDS encoding cysteine desulfurase, which produces MEELLESVVLEKPVSTPTTGFDVERIREDFPILQTRVHGNPLVYLDNAATSQKPQAVIDAISDYYSGENANIHRGVHYLSELATRKYEETREKVKDLINAKSTREIIFVRGTTEAVNLVSSTYGRENIKAEDEIIISNMEHHSNIVPWQLLCESTDAKLKVIPINDDGEIIFDEYQKLMSDKTKLVAVVHTSNSLGTINPVKRIIEVAHSHNVPVLLDGAQAVPHQKIDVQELDCDFFAFSSHKFFGPTGVGVLFAKEDLLEKMPPYEGGGEMITSVTFEKTTYNELPHKFEAGTPNIAGVVALGAAIDYVNEVGYENIHEHEDELLKYATEALSSIKSLRIIGTAAKKASVISFTLDNIHPHDMGTILDRQGIAVRTGHHCTQPVMERFNVPATTRASFAFYNTKEEVDRLVEGIHHLLKLFG